One Oncorhynchus keta strain PuntledgeMale-10-30-2019 chromosome 34, Oket_V2, whole genome shotgun sequence genomic window, CaatgtaacaaaacaaaaatatataatggTTGAATTGCTTGTCTTTCGATCCATGCAGAAAGTTAGATTGAATCAGCACATTACCTCTCTGTGTGCTCTCTCCTCCTGTTGATCAGGAGCCCTGTGTCTCTCTGATGGGTGTGAACTGTCACTTCATGTCCCCATTCTGTTACTCTCTCTAACTTGGTGCTGCAATCCAGGAAGTCCCTCTGTACTGTATACCGCCCAGCCATACTGTATATAGACCAtaatcaaccaacccatcaaacCAACTTGGTTGACATTTAAGTCATTAAGCAGACATTCTTACCCAGAgaaacttacagtagtgagtcaatGCATTTTTGTACTTTTTCCTGTattggtcccctgtgggaatcaaacccacaacccagGCTTTGCAAGCACCGTACTCAAACAACTGAGCCACAGACTGCGatcccaacacacactgcaaTACCCATGCCTTTTGTATTTACATGCAGTTTTATTTTACCATAAGAAAGATTTATACAAGAAAATGTGTCCATATTTCAAGATTGGCTGTTTGTAACAAGTACATGTGAATAATATTTAAAATGCCTTGCATTGGATAGAGATACACTTGcaatattctctctcttttttaacCCTCTGTGGTCTGATAGATCAAGTCATTTCCCCAATACGCAAGATCTGCTGAGAAAAGGGTGCTTCCCTTTATATGAGTTAAAAACACATTCGCTGACATATTCTTCATTAACTCACAAGCATGCTGAATGCATTTATTATGAGCGACAGGTAGCCTACAGTTTAAAAGCGTTGAGacagtaactgaaaagttgctggTTTGATTAACCAAGCAGCCAAAGTGGAAAAATCTGCGAAATAGGGTTTAATGTAGAAGACagattttggttgaatgcattcagttccACAACTGACTATGAATTCCGTTCATTATTAACATCAGAGGCTACTGGTTTGTACTCAATATACACTGCATGACCGGTTTGGGCCgtccccaaactgtttccacaaagttggatgcacagaatcatctagaatgtcattgtatgctgtagcgttaagctTTCACTTCACTGGAGCTAAGGGGCATGGACCGCACCATGAAAACAGCCCGAGACCATTATTtgtcctccaccaaactttacagttggcacaatgaattggggcaggtagcattctactggcatctgccaaacccagatatgtccgtcggactaccagatggtgaagcatgattcatcactccaaataaagtgtttcctctgcttcagagtccaatggtggagagctttacaccactccagccgactcttggcattgcgcatggtgatcttaggcttgtgtgcggctgcttggccatggaaacccatttcatgaagctcccgatgaacagttcttgtgttgacgctgcttccagaggcagtttggaactcggtagtgagtgttgcatctgaggacagaccatttttaagCGCTACACGCCTACCAatttgcggctgagccattgttgctcctagacatttccacttcacaataacagcaagTATAGTTGACAGGGCAGctcgagcagggcagaaatttgacaactgacttgttggaaatatGACaccctatgatggtgccacgttgaaagtcactcagctcttcagtaaggcccttctgctgccaatgtttgtctatggagacaaACATAGACAAACATGACTGTGTGTTCGATTTTTCCATTTGTCAgaaacaggtgtggctgaaataactgaatccactaatttgaagtttCGACATACTTTTGAAAAAATAGTGTATTTTGTGATGATTTTATAGCTTATTCAAAATCAGCAGCAAATTAGATTGTTTTTCTTTCACAATCATTCACTTATACATGTATATCAGACCCACATTTGAAGAGTGATGATTCCTCTTTCACAGTTGCATTATTTTTTTAACGTAAAAAAAAGATTTGACCATTACTGCAATTCCTCTAAAAACAATATTACCGTAAAAGCCATTATGCCTTCTTGGTCTTCAACTCAGTTTCCCATGAcatttgtattgtattttaacCAGACATGTTAGTGCATCTTCACAGAGTTTGACCAACCCTTACAACACTCTGTGGGCCCTAGTTTAGTTCCTCTTCACACTTTGAGACTGAGTTAAAGTGCTAAAGTTTTGCTATATTTGTTAGGCGGGGTTTAACTTCTCGTAAATACTTCCGTTTAAACTCTACACCATGTTCCCTGAAATATATGTGTTTCTGCTGTTGAAAAAGGGCGTAAAGTACAGGTCTCCTGAGCAGGCATCACTCTGCAGCAGGGACATTATAGCAAACTGTCTTTACAATACCTGCTATCGTGACTTTTATAAAGGATTCTAGATATGGCTTCATTTGGGCTGAATTCTGGTGGCATGAGCCTCAACCTGTTGGCTACTCCTGCAAATGACTTCCAAAGTCTCTCATCAGTATGCACCAAACTACAGATAATCACACAGTTGGTACCTAAACTAAAAGCCTTGTAGAGTTGTTCTAGCCATTGTAAGTCATAGTCAAACTGAATGGAATTGAAAGGAAATTTAGGGTAAACCTAAAGTGGGTTAACAACTAAGTAAAACATACTCAACTGCATTTGGCACAATCGTTGTGATAAAACGGGGGTTTTCTGCACAAATATAATTACATAAGCGTTGGAAGCCTGCAGTGGTTGTTTGAACTCTTTATTGTATCACAAAAATATCAGCTATCACAACCATGGTGTCAAATGCGTCGTACATCAGTTGTACTACCTAAGTGTGTATGGGGGCCAAAGATATCTGTTGAGTCAGATATTAGTGAACTATTAGTAAAGATCAACCAGCAGCATAAAATATTGAAGTTGTATATGCTCTACCAATGACTTTTGGTTTGAATTTGGTTGTTTTTGTAATACATTGAGATGCACTAAAAATACATGCCCAGGATAAAACAACTGACCAATGTGAACCATATGCACAGTTATTTTAATCTGAAATATGAACTGCCCTCATGCATTAGTTCAAAGACTAAACAAACAAGTATACCAAGGGCCTGAATGTTAATGCAGTATTTTAGGTTACTATGCTGACTTGAGTATATTCTACAACTGTTCCGTTCCTAATTGTACTGACATTAACACAGTGTTGTACTGTGCAACAGTTTATATTGTCTCAACACAAAATTATGTTGTGAAAAGGGGGAACTAAAGATAGATACTGACTCTCGACTCTGGCCTCTACAGATATTTTTACATTTCCCTCAGCCAGAAATGACAGAAAATATTTAGATATCTCCACCGAACAGAGAGctaagtgagacagacagagggctGGTACACAGTAGGGAGTGGTAAGTTGATTTATAACAATATAAACAAGTCATTAAGTCAGCATATTATGAAGTGATTAATCATTTGTGCATTTGGTTAGCTGTTTAGGGAAATAAATTGTATACTCTCTATTACAGCATAGATTTGTATCTCATAAACCCTGATTTCTTAAGTCTTGTGATAAAAGAAGATGCTGGTTGAGATCTGCACCGTGGCTATCTGCTGGGTCATAACAGCAAGCTGTAGTCAGTGCATAGGTACAGTATAATGCTCTACGACTTGACAAAAGAGTATAGTAACATGTTTTGGAATAAGATTACTCTCTTTGTAAGCTTTGGCGAGTCAATTGTtaaatgtattactatactggaCATTTTTAGAGCCTCGTGAGACAGGTACAAACTTCTCCATCACAGTGACCCAAGACGTTACAGTAGAGGCTGGACGGTGCATTCCTATAGCATGTAAATTCACATACCCAGGCAATATTACTGAATACGTACGAAGAGTCTGGTTCAAAGGAGATGCACTTACACCTGTATTTGAAAAAGATGCAGAGGTGTGCGGTGTTGTTTGGCAGTTCCTGAGAGGTCCTGAAAGGTCTTGCAGCTTTTTCCTCGAAGACCAACAAGAAGGAGAAAGCGAGTATAGATTCAAGTTAACATGGGGAGATGATCAAATGCATGTTTTTCCTGAGAGGGTACGAGTCTCAGTGTCTGGTACGTAAGAAACTATGTCAACAATATACTACTTTCATTCTCTTAAATCGCACTACAGATTATAATGAGTATTGCAGTATTGGTCTTTGCCTGATGAAAATATCACCTTATGTGTCCAAGTGAGAATAAATGTAGCCTACACACTCTGAATTCTAATAATGTTAAATTGCAGCATATTTTGTCACTGATCCAGAACCTCCAAATGATAATAATCTTGTTCTTCACATCACAGCATAATCTGAATTAAAATGCTTGAAAAATGAATGGTCAAAGTGATCAAGCTTTGCCAAATTCTGTTTAGCTCTAACCCAGAAGAAGCCCACTGTGGAGACACCCCCTCTCACAGAGGGAGAGTGGGCCACACTGACCTGCAAAGTATATTCACTCAAACGAAATGACCTCTGCCCGCAAAGACTGGAAGAAGATTTTGTTGGAATAGactggagagggacagagaactTAGGCATGCTTTGGGGGAGAATGGAGCCATCAACAGCAGAACATGTATTCAGTGTGGCTGAGTTGTCTTTCACTCCTAAATCCGAACATCACAACATCAACCTCACATGTATGGGCTTCTACAAGAAGGCCAACATTACTGTGGAGAAAACGGTGACTTTAAGAGTAAAATGTACATTCACCTTTCAGAGCATTCCCTCATTATCAAAATACATTACAGTACTTACTCTTCAAGTCTCTGTTAGGTAAACAAGTATTTATTTGTCTTCCCTAGACCGTCCCAAGTTCCTGAATGGCTCGGTGTGTGTGGTCCAGGCAGAGgtcctgacctgtgtgtgtgtcagtcaggggGTTCCCTTACCAGTGATTGCTTGGCCAATGTTAGGGGTCTATATTAGTTACAGTATCGTCGTCTCCAGGAGTGCCCAAACCGTGAACAGCACCATCACCATGTCTGCCTCAGAATACAAGAACAGCAGCATGGAGTGTGTCAGCAGAAATGTAATTGGCCAGATCGAGATGGAATTCCCCGTACTACACCAAGCTGAAGGGAGCCTGACACGTAAGTTCTTCAGTTGAACATTCTATGTATGTATAGGACCAGTGTTACATTTCACAATTTGAGTGAAGAAGAATCACCAATTCAAGTCTGCTCAAATTCAGCTCAAATCACACCGACAAAGACGATGACATTTTCATCGTGCAAAAGTTGTGTCAAGTGCAAAATTCACCATTCATCTCATTATAATGTGGCAGTGTGATTTAATTTTGAACTTTTCTTCAACAATGTTTGTAATAAATAGGCGACTACTCATCATTATATGCTGTTTATACTCAGTTTATGCAGAGTTGAAAAAACTATAGTTTCATGATCACCTCTTTATAAAGCACATtgtttcatggttcgggctaggccctttagttccagtgaagggaaatcttaacgctacagcatacaatgacattctagacgattctgtgcttccaactttgttgcaagtttggggaaggccctttcctgtttcagcatgacaatgccccagtgcacaaagcgaagtccatacagaaatgatttgttgagatcggtgtggaagaacttgactggcctgcactgagccctgacctcaaccccatcgaacatctttgggatgaattggaacaccgattGCGAACcaagcctaatcacccaacatcagtgctcgacctcactaatggtcttgtggctgaatggaagtatgtccccgcagcaatgttccaacatgtagtggaaagccttcccagaagtggaggctgttgtggaggctatcatagcagcaaatgggggaccaactccatattaaagcccatgattttggaatgagatgtttgacgagcaggtgtccacttacttctggtaatgtagtgtatgtcaGATACCACATTTCCATCCACAATTTTTATGATAGTAAAGTCATACCGGATTTAAAAAAGTATGACatctgtgatggaaacaggaagtttcgatacaattttataaatgcagacagatcatttgttcgttcgacatggtgggatatCTATGCGAGAAATGGCAGTGGAAacgcctttatgcgcaaatattgaaaTAACCACCATAATATCGAAGTatatgatatggtgtgtggtcctccaaTACGATTCAGGAAACCaagcagtttattaggctacaaatGAAAtcaatgatgaacttcacagggtggtgcaCAGTTATCCTGATGCTACTTTgaaataaatatcgagggtcttattctaaTGACATGATTCTTTGCTTGACTGCCTTTTGACGAAGATAAATATTCTCGCTCCTATCAATGATCAtttcatcatgtagactagccaaCCAGCACAGCCTTCCCGCACTGTATATGTGAGCTGTTAGTCTTTATGCATGTGCCAAAATCAGAttaggcacatttgctatttaccGCAACAGTTTTTTTTATAAAACTATCGCTAAAGTTATTAGGTAAATGACAACTTAAGTGAAAAACAACATTTTGTGTGGACTGCGTCATCACACACTGATTATATCTGAAACAAGTTCGTTTGCACATTTGATtctgcatgaaaatctgtcgccaattggatggaaacctaactAGTGGAGTAAAGAGTAAAAAGTAGAATAGTGTTGGATCAATTAAACAAAGTGTTTTTGTACCAATGAATTTGTATCACTTCCCATAGATATCCCTGGGTCAGAGAAGAGGGATGTTGCAGTCTTTCCCTGGATAATCGTTGGCTTGTCCCTCAGCCTTAATGTGGCCCTCCTTGTCTATCTGACCAGCGCTTGTAAATGGTAAGAAAACATTACAATCCCACAGTTTCATACATGAGGACATACGGCATAAATTCAGGTGGCATAAAATGCTTATCATTGTTATACTGAGCTTTTTTTAATCAAAAAGTTAAGCAAGGTACGACTGTCTGAGCGAGGTAAATTCAGCGTTGGAAAAGGTACCCAAatctcatacttgagtaaaagtaaagataccttcatagaaaatgactcaagtaaagtacaacttgagtaaaagtctaaaagtatttggttttaaatatacttaagtgtcaaaagtaaaagccctctcgagtggcgcagtggtctaaggcactgcatcacagtattagttgtgccactagagattctgcgTTCAAGCGCAGGCTCTGGCACAGctggctgtgaccgggagacccatggggcggcgcacaactgggccagcgtcgtccaggttaggggtttggccggctgggatgtccttgtcccaacACGCACTAGTGATTCCTTTGGTGGACCATGTGCGGTTCTTGACCTTCACCTTCACCTGAGTCTGTACTTTTGGATAGCACAA contains:
- the LOC118367393 gene encoding uncharacterized protein LOC118367393 isoform X2; its protein translation is MLVEICTVAICWVITASCSQCIEPRETGTNFSITVTQDVTVEAGRCIPIAYAEVCGVVWQFLRGPERSCSFFLEDQQEGESEYRFKLTWGDDQMHVFPERVRVSVSALTQKKPTVETPPLTEGEWATLTCKVYSLKRNDLCPQRLEEDFVGIDWRGTENLGMLWGRMEPSTAEHVFSVAELSFTPKSEHHNINLTCMGFYKKANITVEKTVTLRVKYRPKFLNGSVCVVQAEVLTCVCVSQGVPLPVIAWPMLGVYISYSIVVSRSAQTVNSTITMSASEYKNSSMECVSRNVIGQIEMEFPVLHQAEGSLTHIPGSEKRDVAVFPWIIVGLSLSLNVALLVYLTSACKCKKGGQKRAKEEDSTYISLDKADVSPEYDIISPNPH
- the LOC118367393 gene encoding sialic acid-binding Ig-like lectin 9 isoform X1, producing the protein MLVEICTVAICWVITASCSQCIEPRETGTNFSITVTQDVTVEAGRCIPIACKFTYPGNITEYVRRVWFKGDALTPVFEKDAEVCGVVWQFLRGPERSCSFFLEDQQEGESEYRFKLTWGDDQMHVFPERVRVSVSALTQKKPTVETPPLTEGEWATLTCKVYSLKRNDLCPQRLEEDFVGIDWRGTENLGMLWGRMEPSTAEHVFSVAELSFTPKSEHHNINLTCMGFYKKANITVEKTVTLRVKYRPKFLNGSVCVVQAEVLTCVCVSQGVPLPVIAWPMLGVYISYSIVVSRSAQTVNSTITMSASEYKNSSMECVSRNVIGQIEMEFPVLHQAEGSLTHIPGSEKRDVAVFPWIIVGLSLSLNVALLVYLTSACKCKKGGQKRAKEEDSTYISLDKADVSPEYDIISPNPH